A window of Tatumella citrea genomic DNA:
CTCAGGAAGAAGCGGTGATTGCGTTTGGTAAATTCAAACTGAACCTCGGTACCCGGGAAATGTTCCGTGAAGATGAGCCTATGCCATTAACCAGCGGCGAATTTGCGGTGCTTAAAGCGCTGGTTAGTCATCCTCGCGAACCTTTGTCCCGTGACAAGCTGATGAATCTGGCCCGTGGCCGTGAGTACAGTGCCATGGAACGCTCTATCGATGTTCAGATTTCTCGTCTGCGTCGTATGGTTGAAGAAGACCCGGCGCACCCACGCTATATCCAGACTGTCTGGGGCCTGGGTTATGTATTTGTTCCGGACGGCAGTAAAGCATGAAGCGATTCCGCTTCTCGCCACGCAGTTCGTTTGCACGCACCTTGTTGTTAATCGTTACCTTGCTGTTTGTCAGCCTGGTAACGACTTATCTGGTGGTGCTTAACTTCGCTATTCTGCCAAGTTTGCAGCAATTCAATAAGGTTCTGGCGTATGAAGTCAGAATGCTAATGACGGATAAGCTGCAACTGGAAGATGGGACGCAACTCGAGGTTCCTCCGGCCTTCCGCCGGGAGATTTATCGGGAATTAGGTATCTCACTGTATACCAATGCGGCCGCGGAGGAAGGGGGATTACGTTGGGCACAGCATTACGAATTTCTCAGCGATCAGATGGCTCAGCAACTGGGTGGTCCGACAGATGTACGGGTGGAAGTTAATAAAAATTCCCCGGTAGTCTGGCTGAAAACCTGGTTGTCACCCGATATCTGGGTGCGGGTGCCATTGACAGAAATTCATCAGGGAGATTTCTCCCCGCTGTTCCGTTATACCCTGGCGATTATGCTGCTGGCGATTTGCGGTGCATGGTTATTTATTCGCATGCAAAACCGACCACTGGTTGAACTGGAACACGCTGCGCTGCAGGTTGGACAGGGGATTATTCCCCCGCCACTTCGTGAGTATGGTGCCTCCGAGGTTCGTTCAGTGACCCGGGCGTTTAATCAGATGGCTGCCGGGATCAAACAACTGGCTGATGATCGCACTTTGTTGATGGCAGGTGTCAGTCATGATTTGCGGACCCCACTGACCCGTATTCGCCTGGCAACCGAGATGATGGGAGAAGAAGAGCGCTATCTGTCTGAATCCATCAATAAGGATATTGAAGAGTGCAACGCGATTATCGAGCAGTTTATCGATTATCTGCGAACCGGCCAGGAGATGCAGACCGAACGGGTTGATCTGAATACTGTGCTGGGTGAGGTGGTTGCCGCGGAAAGTGGTTATGAGCGCGAAATTGATAATGCGGTTATGACCAGTGAACTGTTGCTGGATATCAATCCGCTATCCATCAAGCGTGCGGTGGCTAATATGGTGGTCAATGCTGCCCGCTACGGCAATGGCTGGATTAGGGTCAGTAGCGGTCGCGAGCTGAACAGGGCATGGTTCCAGGTTGAAGATAATGGTCCGGGAATAGAGCCGGAACAGATTCAGCATCTGTTACAACCTTTTGTCCGGGGCGACAGCGCACGCAGTACCAGTGGTACTGGCTTAGGATTGGCGATTGTACAGCGTATTATTGATGCGCACCGTGGAGAGCTGGAAATTGGCAGAAGCGAGCAGGGTGGGTTACGTATAAGAGCCTGGTTGCCGGTTCCGGCTTCTGAAGTCTCTCAGACAACCACTTCCGGCCACTGACATCTGAAAAGCTGACGGGAATGTTTCATCCCGTCAGTTGACGGTCAGCTATGCAATACCGGTCCTGCTTTCACCAGCTCTTTACCGGTCGCGGTATCTGTATACTGCTCAAAGTTATCAATAAACTTACGCGCCAGAACCTCTGCATTTTCCTGCCATTTCTCTGCACTTTCCCAGCTGTTGCGCGGATCTAAAATACTGTCATCCACATTTTTCAACGAAACAGGGACTTGCAGGTTAAATACCGGAAGGGTATGCAACGGTGCCTGCTGTAGTTCATCACTCAGAATAGCATTGATAATCGCCCTGGTATCTTTCAGTGAAAGGCGAGAACCTTTGCCGTTCCAGCCGGTATTAACCAGATAAGCTTCTGCCCCGGCAGCCTGCATGCGCTTCAGTAACACTTCAGCGTAACGTGTCGGATGCAGCGTTAAAAAGGCAGCACCAAAGCAGGCAGAGAAGGTTGGCGAAGGTTTTACGATTCCCCGTTCTGTCCCGGCCAGTTTTGCAGTAAAGCCCGATAAAAAGTGGTACTGAGTTTGTTCAGGCGTCAGAAGTGATACCGGAGGGAAAATACCAAAGGCATCGGCTGTCAGGAAGATAACCTTACGTGCATGGCCGGCTTTCGAGACCGGGCTGACAATATTATCAATATGGTTAATCGGGTAAGAAACACGGGTGTTTTCGGTTTTTCTGCCGTCATTGAAGTCAATGCTGCCATCGGCCAGTACGACCACGTTTTCCAGCAAAGCATCACGACGGATAGCCTGATAAATTTCCGGTTCAGCCTCTGCGGACAAATGGATAGTTTTGGCGTAGCAACCTCCTTCAAAGTTGAATACCCCATCATCATCCCAGCCGTGTTCATCATCGCCTATCAGCTCTCTGGCCGGATCGGTGGACAAAGTTGTTTTGCCGGTGCCTGACAGTCCAAAGAATACGGCCACATCGCCTTGTTTTCCAACGTTTGCAGAGCAGTGCATTGAAGCGATATCTTTCAGAGGCAGCAGGTAATTCATTACCGCAAATAGCCCTTTTTTCATTTCGCCGCCGTACCAGGTACCACCAATAAGCTGGATACGTTCTGTCAGGTTAAATGCGACAAAGTTTTCCGAATGCAGACCCTGGGCCTGCCAGTCAGGATTAGTACATTTTGCACCATTCAGGACCACAAAATCGGGCTCAAACTCTGCCAGTTCCGCCTCAGTTGGCCGGATAAACATGTTTTTGACGAAATGCGCCTGCCAGGCCACTTCAGTAACAAACCGGACACTCAGGCGGCTGTCGGGGTTTGCTCCGCAAAAAGCATCTACCACAAACAGACGTTTTCCGGATAGCTGAGAACTGACCAGCTGCTTCAGTGACTGCCAGGTTTCTTCAGACAATGGCTGGTTATCGTTTTTTCCCTTACTACTGTCACTCCACCAGACATTATTGCGGGTAGTGTCATCACGAACGATATACTTATCTTTCGGTGAACGGCCGGTAAAAATCCCGGTATCAACCGAAATCGCCCCATTGTTTGTTAGTGTCCCGCGCTCATATCCCTGCAGCCCGGGATTCATTTCCTCATTAAACAGTGTGTCGTAGTCAGGGTTATAAATAATCTCTGACGGGGCGGTGATACCTAATGGCGAAAGATCGGGTAACTTCCCGTGTCTGGAAGACATACTGCTGCTCCTTTGAATCCTGAAATTGCAAATGAAAGTGCCTGGTTTAATGACTGGCAGATTTATCACGCAGGGGGATAATCTGTCTGATGAATCCAGGCAGTTTACACCGGATGGATATTGCAGAAAGCGGGGGCAGAGAAAAGTGTGATGGTGGTTGTAATTCGACTTAATTGTTGGCATTAATTTAAACAATTTATGTCAACAACCCTGTAAAACGGGGCTTTGGAAGAGCGTGCAGCAAGGCACGCTCTTCCGGTAAATCAATGAATTGAGTCGTTACCGGCCACGGCGTTGTTACGAATATTGGCAACATCGACAGCATCATAAATATAATGCGCGCCGCAATAATCACAATGCATATCTATCTGGCCATCTTCAGCCAAAATTTGGTCAATTTCATCGCTGGCAACAGTCTTAAGAACTTCACCACAACGCTGACGGGAACAGGTGCACTTAAACACCACGTTTACCGGATCGAAGACCGTGACTTCTTCCTGATGATACAGGCGCCATAACACATCAGTCGCGGCCAGAGAGACCAGTTCTTCGGCTTTAACGGTATCTGTCAGAGTTGCCAGATGCTCAAAATCATTGGCATCCGTATCCTGCGCAGGTAATACCTGCAGCAGAATTCCGCCGGCACCTTGTTCATTCTGACGAATGATAATCCGGGTCGGTAACTGCTCGGAACGCATAAAGTAGTCTTCCAGGCAGGCTGAAACTGTATCGCCTTCCAGTCCGACAACACCCTGATAGCGTTCGCCTTTCTCAGGAGTAATTGTGATAATCAGATAGCCATTGCCGACCATCTGTTTCAGTGTACTGCTGGGAGCGATATCGCCACGCACACGGGCGACACCACGCAGTTGCTGATGATTATTGCCATTAATCACAGCCATAGATAACGGACCATCTCCCTGCAACTGCACAGTAATATCCCCTTCAAATTTCAGGGTTGCAGTCATCAGGCTGGTCGCTACCAACAGTTCTGCCAGTAATTCCTGAACCGGCTGAGGATAGTCGTGATCTTTAACAATGTCCTGCAGAGTCTGTGAAACATTCACCAGTTCACCACGGACGGCAACATTGTTGAATAAGAAACGATGGAGTTGGTCTTGTACTGACATAAGGTCTCTCTCAGGGTGAATCGTTTATTCATCACCCGTTAATTTAAATTTAATCAAATGACGACGCTCTTTTTTATCCGGACGTCGATCCGGGTTGGGCATCGTCAGGGCAAACTGTTTGCGGGCTAAGGCTTGCGCATCTCGTTTTTCGATACTCTCAGGGGTTTCCCTGTAAAGCAGTTGCGCATCTGTAGCACTGCCACGACGGTCGCTGATCCCGGTAATGATTACCGTACGTTGGTCATTTCCCTGGCGCAAAATCAGCTGTGCATCCAGTTCAACGTGTTTACCAGGTTTAGTTCGCTGGCCGTTATAGTGTACTTTTCCGCCTTCGATCATCTCTCTGGCGATAGCCCGGGTTTTGTAGAAACGAGCCGCCCAAAGCCATTTGTCCAGCCGGACATCCTGGCCAGGTTCCTGTGGTTTCATGCTGACTCCCGTCATATCATCACACTGCTGTGAGTTACCGGTTGAGCTAAGTCCGCGAGGGTGGCAACTATGAGCAGCCAGCCCTGATAACTGAGTTACTGCTCCCCACGCTACCTGTAAGTATGGGTGGATATCAGTAAATCAAGGAACTGAGCACATCCTGTTCATCGTACCTGCATCTTTGCGATATTACATAGCATGATGCCTGACATTTCCGGGATGATTTCATCACACAACAGCAGCGTTATTTCTCAGTATAACTGAGTGGCTATCACTGACCTGTCAGAGCATTGTCTGCAGGACGGCAGATTACCATATTTGCAGGGGATCAGAACAATGAACGTGGCTCCCGGGGGTTACCCAGGGTTGGATTGAAGCATTTATCGTAATATTGCTGGATGGCGATACTACGCAGATGATCTTTGCGGATACCGCGTAACAACAACACGCAGTTTACCACCAGACATACCACCAGGGCGATTAAGAACAAAGAGGTCACCAGATAACGCCATAACACTCCCTGGCCTGGCACCTCATGCAGAGAGACATGAGTTGTACCATTTGCGTCAACAGCCAGAGCGGTAATGATCCCGCTGGCGTTGAACGGAGTATGTAGCAACATTGCAGAAATGCGCTGCAGTTCATCCCACTGTTCCGGAGCATCCAGATTAAACAATGGCACATCCGGTTGCGGCTGTCTGACAAACTGATGGCCCTGATCACTGATCAGCAGATAGCCTCCGGGAGGCGGGCTGTTCAGCGTTTCGATAGCTTTACGGGTTTCGCTGGTAAAAAAGGTAGCCGCTGCACTGTTAACCAGATTTTCCAGAGTGGTGGCGCTGACCGGGCGAAGCAGCACATTAATCCCGTTGAGTTGTCCTGATTTAGCTTTAGCCACCAGAACATTCCAGTCCCTGGCATTCTCCAGGTTAACCAGGGCATTTTTCAGTCGTGTACAATCCATCGGCTGAGCACATAGCTGATTGGTCTGAATCACAATATCGGAAAAATCATCCAACAATATCATCCCGGATTTTTCGATAGCCAGTGCCAGTTGTGGATTGATTTTGAGAGTATCGGTAGAGCCCGGGTGTAATTGCCGGCGAATTGTTTCCAGCAATGCCAGAGTTTCATCAATCGTTTCGGACTGGGGTAACGGCAAAGGTGTGGCGTTGTTCCAGTAAATCGCCGAGCAGTCAAACGGCATATAGCCGTTCATTCGGTTCCCCTGATAAGTACCGGGTACTGAACACATCCCCTGACCTTTGACATTCAACAGATCACCCACCTGAAGTTTCATGGTTGAGAGTTGTTTGAGTGAGGTGACTTCGATGCGCTGGGTGCCTTGCAACCATGCCAGGCTGAGTTTAAAAGGGGTTCCGGTCGGGACCCAGCTCAACATCATGATCAGTGTGAGAATCGAACCCAACGCCAGAATGGCATTTTTCCGCCAACGCACCAGTGGAAATTCGCGAATTTCATCATGTAAGGAGAGGAAACGTCCCTGACGTACCACCTGTTTGCTGGAGTTGATGTCAATCTCTGTGATTTTTCCCAGATCATGATGAATATAAGGCTTCCAGTATTCAGGGTACCGTAGGTCGATCACACCCAGGGAGATATTGCTCTGTTCCTGATTAGATTCACCAAATAATCCCCAACGTTTTGGAATACCCTGCATGCAGTGTATCTCACGAAAATCACCTGGTCTGGCTGGCCGATAGATAAACCAAACAGATCCGGCGATCATCAACAGAGCGGGAAGGGCCAGCCATAGCATTACCCCGGGCGGAACCAGTTGGCTCAAAAACAGAATCAGCATTGCAAGGCAGATAATCAGAGCTTCTGCAGTACCGTCAGGCCTTGATAGTTGATGTTCTTCCGGGGTTTCTTTACGGATATGCAGTAATTCGATATTACTGCTTCGCTCTTTGCGGATCGACGCCGGGGAGTTGGCCGTCGCAGATCGCTGAGCCGGAAGCTCGGAAATTTCCCGGTCATAACTGGTGAGCTGATGGCCGTTCAGTGCAGTGACCAGCAGGATGTTACCGGCAGGAATGAGCTCTATGCTATTTTCTGCCGTGATAAATTGTTCCCAAAGAGGGGGAAGATGAATCTCTAAAGTATCCAGATAGTAACGGCGTTGTTGGGGTGATTCGGTAGATAGACCGTAGCGGGTGATCGGATGGGTGACCGAATAAACTCTGTTGCTTTTTAGCGTTAATACGGGATTTTTACTGGCACCAGGTCGGTTTATTAACGGAAGGAACGATCTGGTGTGGCCAGGCATACGAGCCAGGTATCTGATAACAGCCTGCTTTTCGTCAGAGGAAATCTTACGGAGCGAGGCGGGCGTCCGTAATAATATTTTCTCCGGGGAAGCCCGGTACCTCGTGACATAAACTATGATGGCGACTGTCAATATAATTGCCAATGCCAATAGTGTGATGATCATGATCATGCAGTGTTCAACCTGGCCCTGAAAAATTCACAAAGGTGATCAATCCCGGAAAAAATGCATTATTGTCATTTTTATCGAAAAAATTGCCATTGACAGTCATCCATGCAACGGAAATGATTTCATTATCAGAGGGTCGTAAATTCCGGAATGTTTGATAAATACGCTATGCTCGAACCATTCTATGATGGACAGTATCTGCAGGGTATCGGTTTATTCTGATTGTACAGCAGACCTTTTCAGGTATAGCGGCGCAGAAAATAATGCCTGACCTGATGGCAGATGTGAAGAGTCACACTGAGATATTTGAGCTGGAAGGGGAAGCGTGGTTCAATAGCTTTCAACTACTAATGCGTTCATAACAACGCTCTTTTCGAGGTTATCAATGGGTCTCCTGAAAAAGCCGGAAATACTAAAAGTCAGTGAGGTTGCCCGTTCCCGACTGTTTACTATCCAGGAAGTATCCCTGGTATTCAGTAACGGAGAGCGGCGGATTTATGAACGAATGAAGCCCTCTTCGCGTGAGGCTGTGATGATCCTGGCGCTGGACGGTGATTCGGTATTGCTGATCGAAGAGTATGCCGTAGGTCTGGAAAGTTATGAGCTGGGTTTCCCGAAAGGACTGATTGATCCAGGAGAAACACCTCTGCAAGCCGCACAACGCGAGCTGAAAGAAGAGGCGGGTTATGGCGCCGGAAAAACAGAGTTACTGGCCAGCCTTACAATGGCCCCTTCTTATTTTTCCAGCCGGATGAACATTATCGTGGCCGAAGACCTCTATCCGGAAAAGCTGGAAGGGGATGAACCTGAACCTCTGGTTCTGCATCGGTGGCCGCTGAATGACCTGTTGTCTTTGCTGGAAAAAGAGCAGTTCAGCGAAGCACGCAATGTCAGCGCCTTATTTTTACTACGTGAATGGCTGATCAGGCAGGGAAGAACGGTCTGACAGTTTATCCGACAGATAAAAAAGCCGGCAATGCCGGCTTTTTTTGGTTCATTGTCAGACTCAGAACAGATCGTGACTCTGACCGTTATCCATGATCGTCGGACTGGAGTCATTCACCGAATATTCAGTAGGCTGAGTTCCGGTAATAAAGTATTCCTGGCGGCTGTTGCTGCCTCCTTTAGACAATTTCCCGGTACTGCGATCAATGGTAACAGTGGTGATCCCTTCCGGTGGAACCAGCGGGCGTAGCGGCACACCGTCCAGTGCTACTTTCATATAATCATCCCAGGCCGGTTGGGCGCTCTTCGCACCACCTTCATAGCCTGAAGCCTGATCTTTAATCGCACCAGACAATGTACTGCGTCCAAGATCGCGGCGGGCATCATCGAAGCCAATCCAGACCGAAGTTGCGATATCCGGGCCAAATCCGGAGAACCATGCATCTTTAGAATTATTGGTTGTCCCGGTTTTACCACCGATATCATTTCGCTTCAGGTCTCTGCCGGCCCGCCAGCCTGTACCCTGCCAGCCTGGTTCACCAAACACATTCGAATTCAGCGCACTTTTAATCAGGAAAGAAAGCTGTGTGCTGATCACATGAGGTGCATATTGCTGATCTGCAGCAGCCTGGTCCGGGGCCTGTTCAAGATCGGTTTGCGGCGGTGTGGTTGGTGCAGCTGATGACTGCCCTGGCTCGGCCACATTTTCAATACTTTCTTCATTGAGTGCCGCGGATTTTGGCGTATCCCCATAAATTACCGGGATATTACATTCCGGGCAGGCAATTTTGGGTTTTTCTTCGAAGGCTGTAGTTCCGTCAGCATTCTCTATCCGTTGGATAAACCACGGGTCGATCAGGAATCCGCCGTTGGTTAGGGTGGCATAGCCACGAACCATTTGCAGAGGGGTGAACGAGGCTGCACCTAACGCCAGAGATTCAGTGTGAACGATATTCTGGGCAGGGAAACCAAGACGCTGTAAGTACTGCACGGCGTAATCAACACCCATTGCCCTCATGGCTCTGACCATGACTACGTTTTTCGACAAACCAAGCCCTTCACGCAGACGGATGGGGCCATCATAAGTGTTTGGCGAGTTATGTGGCCGCCAGTCAGCCCCGGCACCGGCATCCCAACGTGAAATCGGGGCATCATTAAGCATCGTGGCCAGTGTCAGACCTTTATCCATAGCAGCGGTATACAGGAAAGGCTTGATGTTAGAACCGACCTGACGCAGTGCCTGGGTGGCACGGTTAAACATGCTCTGGCCGTAATCGAACCCACCGACCAGGGCAATAATCGCACCGGTTTTTGAGTTTAGTGATACCAGTGCTGAATTGACATCCGGTACCTGAGCCAGCATCCACTGACTGTCAGCCTGACGTACCCAGATAAGCTGACCCGGTTGAACTACCTGATCAACACTACGCGGGGTAGCACCTTGCAGGGTATCGGATTTAAAAGGTCTGGCCCAGCGAACTGCGTCCAGAGACAGCGACAGGGTCGTGCCTCCTTTCATAACTACGCTGGCTGAACCCGGAGTGGCAGACATCACGACTGCCGGATACAAAGGCCCATATACCGGCAAAGAATTCAGTTCATCATTGACCCTGGCGTTGTCCCAGGGTTGATCGGCTGGTTTCCATAACACTTTTTGCGGCCCGCGGTAGCCATGACGCATATCATAGTCGATGACATTTTTACGTACGGCATCCTGCGCTGCAGTCTGCAGTTTGCGGGTAATGGTGGTGTAGACTTTAAAACCATCAGTATAAGCATTATCACCGTAGCGTTTCACCATCTCCTGGCGAACCATCTCGGTAATATAAGGTGCAGTAAACGCAACTTCCGGGCCGTGGTAGCTGGCATCAATTTTTTCCTGACGCGCTTCATCATATTGCTGCTGTGTAATGTAGTTCTGATCCAGCATACGTGACAGGACGACATTACGGCGGGCTAATGCCCTGGCCGGGGAATAGAGCGGGTTGAAGGTCGATGGCGCTTTGGGTAAACCGGCGATCATTGCCATTTCGCTCAGTGTCAGCTGGTCAACATTTTTACCGAAGTACACCTGAGCTGCAGCACCAACACCATAAGCACGATAACCCAGATAGATCTTATTCAGATAAAGTTCGAGAATTTCATCTTTGCTGAGTAGTTGTTCAATACGGATGGCCAGGAAGGCTTCCCTGATTTTCCTCATCAGCGTTTTTTCTGGTGTCAGGAAAAAGTTACGTGCCAACTGCTGAGTAATCGTACTCGCGCCTTGCGTTGCATGGCCTGTCATCAGTGCGATACTGGCGGCACGGAAAATACCTACCGGGTCAACGCCATGGTGTTCATAAAAACGGCTGTCTTCGGTAGCAATGAAGGCCTTTACCATTTCCGGTGGGATCTGGTTGAGCTTAAGTGGCACACGGCGTTTTTCACCAAATTGTGCAATGAGTTCGCCGTCGGCGCTGTACACCTGCATAGGTGTTTGCAGGCGAACGTCTTTCAGCGTGTTTACGTCGGGTAATTGCGGTTCAATATACTTGTATAAGCCATAAACCGAGCCGAGTCCCAGCAATACGCAACACACTGCAAAAATGAATAAATACTTTAAGAACTTCACCTGAAATTTCCCGCTATAGGTCAACCGGACAGTTTATAAACAATCGGCGCGTAGTATAAATGCAAGAGGGATGCTTTGATACGTCATTTTACGGAACGGACACAACGGAGGTGTCGCCGATGTTCTTTTCTCACTGGAATATTGGGCTGGATATACAGCCCGATCAGGTTACTGCCCTGGCGATTCAACGGCAGCGGCGGGGCTGGAAAATCTGTCACCGGTGGCAGCATGCACTAAGCGTTGATCACAGTGTTGAAGCTAATCATCAGCCACAGGAAGAACTGATTCAGTTACTGAGCCAGTGGCAGAAACGATTGCCCGCGAATGTTTCATTGCGGGTAGGTTTACCACCCCATCTGGTATTACGGCGGAATCTGGCGGTTCCGTCAGCAGTGCTTCATGAGCCCCGGCTTGGCCATTATGTTCGTACGGCATCCGGTCAGTTGTTCCCGGAAGGCCATGGAACGCTGGCGATGGATTATCAATACAGCACTGATGATTCTCCACAGGTATCCGTCACAATGGTCAGCCAGTCGGTGCTCCAGCAATGGATAAGGCTTTTCCAGCGTGCCGGACTTCGTCCGGATGTTTTTGAACTCATGCCTGGCTGTCTGGCCGAAATTATGAAGTTACTGCCGCAGAACGAGGACAGAATTTTATTGCATGGCAGCGAGGCATTCTGGATGTGGTCCTGTTGCCGGGATGGTGTTATTAGCTATGGCTGGCAGTTTCGTCAGCAATCACCGGATGCTGGCGGATTGTGCCTGCAACAATGTCCCGAAGCCAGAGAGCGCTTTTTTTGCAGTACTCAACAACAGCCACTACCACCAGGTTTTCACTCTTTTCAGCCTTTTACTTTGTTATCTCACCGCAGTTCTTTGTCTGCGGATCATGAAAGCAGTTTCACTGTTGCTGCCGGGCTCGCTTTGCGTCAGGAGGACAGGCTATGACCCGGGTGAATTTATTGCCGTGGCGCGAAAAAATACTGCATCGCAGAAAGAGAGTCTGGCTGTCCGGAATCTTATTGCTATTACTGACTGTGATTGTCATTTCGACAGGCATCCGTCAATACCTTAAAGGATGTCGGATACGTTCAGATTTATGGGGCAGTCAGCAGCAGGCAGCGATTCAGGGAACTGTTCAACTGCTTGCTTTGCAGCAACAACTGAATCAACAGCTAATTGAATTGCAGAGGAAAAATAGCGCTTATCGGCG
This region includes:
- a CDS encoding type IV pilus biogenesis protein PilM, translating into MFFSHWNIGLDIQPDQVTALAIQRQRRGWKICHRWQHALSVDHSVEANHQPQEELIQLLSQWQKRLPANVSLRVGLPPHLVLRRNLAVPSAVLHEPRLGHYVRTASGQLFPEGHGTLAMDYQYSTDDSPQVSVTMVSQSVLQQWIRLFQRAGLRPDVFELMPGCLAEIMKLLPQNEDRILLHGSEAFWMWSCCRDGVISYGWQFRQQSPDAGGLCLQQCPEARERFFCSTQQQPLPPGFHSFQPFTLLSHRSSLSADHESSFTVAAGLALRQEDRL